A genomic segment from Cyanobium sp. NIES-981 encodes:
- a CDS encoding IS5 family transposase, with product MRGQQERTGSLFSYVSIEERIPAGHPLRRIRKLADQALDRLNPTFCHLYASEGRPSIPPEQLLLASLLQAFYGIRSERLLLEQLDYNLLFRWFVGLSPDDPIWHPTTFTKNRERLLNEQLMGRFLEKLMAAPEVKPLLSNEHFSVDGTLLQAWASHASLERIDGEDDPPPPPSGPGEGFGAAKDGRKRAKGDFRGVRLSNKTHRSGTDPDALLARKSNVHPALPSYRGHVLMDNRHALVVDCRVTQADGYGERDAAKEMAADLPGHHQKTIGADKNYDTHGFVAEMRRIGVTPHVAQNAGRSGGSAIDGRTTRHEGYAKSIHARRGIEKVFGWIKQFGGLRQFKLRGQANVSAMFGLHVIAYNLIRLSNLLRPVEAMA from the coding sequence ATGCGTGGTCAGCAGGAGCGCACAGGCTCACTGTTCTCCTACGTCTCGATCGAGGAGCGGATTCCGGCCGGCCATCCGCTGCGGCGGATTCGCAAGCTGGCGGATCAGGCTCTCGATCGCCTCAATCCCACCTTCTGCCATCTCTATGCCTCAGAAGGCAGGCCATCGATACCGCCTGAGCAATTGCTGCTGGCCTCACTGCTGCAGGCGTTCTACGGGATCCGTTCGGAGCGCCTGCTGCTGGAGCAGCTCGACTACAACCTGCTGTTCCGCTGGTTTGTGGGCTTGAGTCCTGACGATCCGATCTGGCATCCGACCACGTTCACCAAGAATCGTGAGCGGCTGCTCAACGAGCAGTTGATGGGCCGGTTCCTGGAGAAGCTGATGGCGGCACCGGAGGTGAAACCGCTGCTCAGCAATGAACACTTCTCCGTCGATGGCACCCTGCTCCAAGCCTGGGCCTCACATGCCTCCCTGGAGCGAATCGACGGAGAGGATGACCCGCCGCCTCCGCCATCAGGCCCTGGCGAGGGATTCGGGGCGGCCAAGGATGGCAGGAAGCGGGCCAAGGGCGACTTCCGCGGGGTGCGTCTCAGCAACAAGACCCATCGCTCCGGCACGGATCCCGACGCTCTTCTGGCCCGCAAGTCGAATGTTCACCCGGCCCTGCCCAGCTACCGGGGGCATGTGCTCATGGACAACCGCCATGCCCTGGTGGTGGATTGCCGGGTGACCCAGGCTGACGGCTACGGCGAACGGGATGCGGCCAAGGAGATGGCCGCCGATCTCCCCGGGCACCACCAGAAAACCATCGGTGCTGACAAGAACTACGACACCCATGGATTCGTCGCAGAGATGCGACGGATCGGCGTTACCCCGCATGTCGCCCAGAACGCAGGACGCTCCGGCGGCTCCGCCATCGATGGCCGCACCACTCGCCATGAGGGCTATGCCAAGTCGATCCATGCACGCCGCGGCATCGAGAAGGTTTTCGGCTGGATCAAGCAGTTCGGCGGCCTGCGCCAGTTCAAGCTGCGCGGCCAGGCCAATGTCAGTGCCATGTTCGGACTGCATGTGATCGCCTACAACCTGATCCGCCTGAGCAACCTGCTCAGGCCTGTGGAGGCGATGGCATGA
- the drmC gene encoding DISARM system phospholipase D-like protein DrmC, producing the protein MLHFRRGGRVFQRTLRAVAASLRQLSYVPTSWQGVLAGLNADGRGQLEPFLVAMTREGGHPRLMALVLDQLADQQESLQRERDAWSFVWSGPEPLHAKTADTFATVDQLIRRARSSLLIATYNIGLSCEFRGLLESIALRLESEDLQRVDLFFHPVQIAEGFGSDPLAAIRRWFHAEVWPWPAKPRAYVDRRLLSGPAERCCQHAKVVIADAETDRASALVTSANFSEAAQRHNFEAGWLVSQPWRAKQISDHFQRLVADRLFVEI; encoded by the coding sequence ATACTCCATTTTCGCAGGGGTGGGCGGGTTTTTCAGCGAACTCTTAGAGCTGTCGCGGCCTCCCTGCGGCAACTCAGCTATGTGCCCACCAGCTGGCAGGGGGTGCTGGCAGGGCTGAACGCTGACGGCCGCGGCCAGCTCGAACCCTTCCTGGTGGCGATGACACGCGAGGGCGGCCATCCACGGTTGATGGCGCTGGTGCTGGACCAGCTGGCCGATCAGCAGGAGTCCCTGCAACGGGAGCGCGATGCCTGGAGCTTTGTGTGGTCAGGCCCTGAGCCCCTCCACGCCAAGACGGCCGACACCTTCGCCACGGTGGACCAATTGATCCGACGCGCCCGGTCCAGCCTGCTGATCGCCACCTACAACATCGGGCTCTCGTGTGAGTTCCGTGGGCTGCTGGAGTCGATCGCCCTGCGCCTGGAGTCGGAGGACCTGCAGCGCGTAGATCTGTTCTTCCACCCCGTTCAGATCGCTGAGGGCTTTGGCTCTGATCCCCTGGCCGCAATCCGCCGTTGGTTCCATGCCGAGGTGTGGCCCTGGCCAGCCAAGCCTCGGGCCTACGTTGACCGGAGACTGCTCAGCGGGCCTGCCGAGCGTTGCTGCCAGCACGCCAAGGTTGTGATCGCCGACGCCGAAACCGACCGCGCCAGCGCTCTGGTGACCAGCGCCAACTTCAGTGAGGCAGCCCAGCGCCACAACTTCGAAGCCGGCTGGCTGGTGTCACAGCCCTGGCGTGCCAAGCAGATCAGCGATCACTTTCAGAGGCTGGTGGCGGATAGGCTATTTGTTGAAATCTGA
- a CDS encoding IS3 family transposase, producing MELDLDDNREELVSPQQLQRDLAFWIEGYYNRERRHSTIGYISPIDYEQQFIAARRLNPVNP from the coding sequence CTGGAACTCGACCTCGATGACAACCGAGAGGAACTGGTTTCACCCCAGCAGCTGCAGCGTGATCTGGCCTTCTGGATCGAGGGCTACTACAACCGCGAACGGCGCCATTCAACGATTGGCTACATCAGTCCAATCGACTATGAGCAGCAGTTCATTGCAGCTCGTAGACTCAACCCTGTGAACCCCTGA
- a CDS encoding IS3 family transposase, whose protein sequence is MFQAGGSALCQRAAAAERFRLIDQLADQHSVAWLSRQLGVARSGFYAWRQRQEAPGKRAAENARFTAEIQTVFGEHRGFYGSPRIHQELRAAGHPVGRHRVARLMQRARLKARTRKPFRPCSKAGGGTAGVVENLLEQDFLPPAPNRCWAGDITSIRTTAGWRYLAVWIDLFSRRVVGWKLDHRMDAALVIEALKSLQKKSRREASSPPP, encoded by the coding sequence ATTTTTCAGGCTGGCGGCAGCGCACTTTGCCAAAGAGCAGCTGCCGCCGAGAGGTTTCGCCTGATCGATCAGCTCGCTGATCAGCACTCGGTGGCCTGGCTGTCCCGGCAGCTGGGTGTGGCCCGCAGCGGCTTCTACGCCTGGCGGCAGCGGCAGGAGGCGCCGGGAAAGCGGGCGGCCGAGAACGCCCGGTTCACCGCTGAGATCCAGACGGTGTTCGGCGAGCACCGGGGCTTCTACGGCTCTCCTCGGATCCACCAGGAGCTGCGCGCTGCAGGCCATCCGGTGGGCCGCCACCGTGTCGCCCGACTCATGCAGAGGGCTCGGCTCAAGGCCAGGACCCGCAAGCCGTTCCGGCCCTGCTCCAAGGCCGGCGGCGGGACTGCTGGGGTGGTGGAGAACCTGCTGGAGCAGGACTTCCTGCCCCCGGCTCCCAACCGCTGTTGGGCGGGCGACATCACCTCTATCCGCACCACGGCGGGCTGGCGGTATCTGGCCGTCTGGATCGATCTGTTCAGCCGCCGTGTCGTCGGCTGGAAGCTCGATCACCGCATGGATGCTGCCTTGGTGATCGAGGCCCTTAAGAGTTTGCAGAAAAAATCTCGTCGCGAGGCGAGTTCTCCCCCTCCGTGA
- a CDS encoding transposase: protein MSNLTKTRRRFTAQKKAEAVDLCLQEGLSCNAVAERLGLPSSSLARWVRQARIDRGQAGPRDQGLLSSEERAELNRLRKENRELRREKEFFRLAAAHFAKEQLPPRGFA, encoded by the coding sequence ATGAGCAACCTCACCAAGACCCGGCGCCGGTTCACGGCGCAGAAGAAGGCGGAGGCCGTGGACCTCTGCCTGCAGGAGGGCCTCTCCTGCAATGCCGTTGCTGAGCGGCTCGGCCTTCCTTCCAGCAGCCTGGCCCGCTGGGTGCGTCAGGCCCGCATTGATCGCGGCCAGGCCGGCCCCCGCGACCAGGGCCTGCTCAGCAGCGAGGAGCGCGCTGAGCTCAACCGGCTCCGCAAGGAGAACCGGGAACTCAGGAGGGAGAAGGAATTTTTCAGGCTGGCGGCAGCGCACTTTGCCAAAGAGCAGCTGCCGCCGAGAGGTTTCGCCTGA
- a CDS encoding transposase, whose amino-acid sequence MPCACTRRQTARRANSTTGMESGMLRRNWPLCRVHHRYAEGFAYARNLLQWVSKAHQGMVTAALRSVFAQEKAAEIEARWDDLASSLAERFPRAADLMLEAREDVLAFRHFPDQHWRKVWSTNLLERVNEEIKCRTRLVGAVLLEQGEHWQLEGRQVKQNAPDHWYRQQPIACPDERLDKSIVRVHRETTRRPRTTRMTARHSLLFTIESG is encoded by the coding sequence ATGCCATGTGCCTGTACACGGCGGCAGACCGCCAGGCGGGCCAACAGCACCACTGGAATGGAATCCGGCATGTTGCGGCGGAACTGGCCGCTCTGCCGTGTTCATCACCGCTACGCGGAAGGGTTCGCCTACGCCAGGAACCTGCTGCAGTGGGTCTCGAAAGCCCATCAGGGCATGGTCACCGCCGCGCTGCGCTCGGTGTTCGCCCAGGAGAAGGCCGCTGAGATCGAGGCCCGCTGGGATGACCTGGCCAGCTCCCTGGCGGAGCGTTTCCCCAGGGCGGCAGACCTGATGCTCGAAGCCCGGGAGGACGTGCTCGCCTTCCGCCACTTCCCAGACCAGCACTGGCGCAAGGTCTGGAGCACCAACCTGCTCGAGCGGGTGAACGAGGAAATCAAATGCCGCACCCGCCTGGTGGGTGCGGTGCTGCTGGAGCAGGGCGAGCACTGGCAGCTCGAGGGCCGGCAGGTGAAACAGAACGCCCCGGATCACTGGTATCGCCAACAACCAATCGCTTGCCCCGACGAAAGACTTGACAAGTCAATCGTCCGGGTTCATCGTGAAACAACGAGGCGCCCACGCACCACGCGAATGACCGCCCGTCATTCACTTCTGTTCACTATTGAATCAGGGTAA
- a CDS encoding patatin-like phospholipase family protein: MKRFLGLSFSGGGYRAAAFSLGTLALLKDLELLDKTAVLSGVSGGSIALGAYLCAKAGAARTNPTCKHDDQEASFYDSFFTPFLSHLSTEKMAQEFVHLSWLVQNRKLIKAAAKSNDDLFTRLLGEQALMGSDRIQALLSNERFSPDYAFFNATDISSLNLFRFGLQKHQLDDGNDVAFVVGRWILTPRLYRNPTRDLYRFTKLLRIADCVAASHAFPVGLEPMVFPSDFFSPHRGGEKAKAAFASSEVCERQQALGLLDGGLYDNLGLASVEDIRTLLDSKKQPTERRESSADRYDDLFLVIATDVDNIQPSLSFYNAAQKRTNSTVRRSNPLRLLYWIAILTALIIIAIKQWIPWAFLVLVLLGLVLWAFLRNSVSTMLLSLGFTDGFVRQRGRSDTRALMGATLRLVLAEPGLLATLKSNLWLQRASQPVPMFSGYLKRTRALTYGYLQSKYDDEREKRGRSKKIHQATPHLVRNMVFELIQGAESDPDYASELITLPVQTFNALNDNLEEAYRETAVMRKVRHARVAARLIKQQQEGGGSVRGDTMESGDDPCLWKIWKAVKDENLPNPGDQDLDQLIDRLKLIKAAQLWDVLFEALRVGSGHTEAPCCEVISHTIHQLVTNVASMLEAALHAPEITEQQVLENCRISPERVPKEYSWIPLICEMATNLPTTLWIEGFHFYAPSRVLDGRVEAPGSWYSRKPGQDQLQGRILLNLTPGAQCTCCQSKIQDGNSAQQGVCPAAAVTTLAGYITTVFNLLEYYYSYLEHSQSLVTGLARALTRPTPMDSSSDSGPIEPGCQRALLDLPFAVRQAVCRQLTVHAEWLRASEHEAGNNTTEQPEDLRWIDQPLLSHLGQLDDVQARLDLLRPWLHSRGPFPDSWWGECGDGDRSS, encoded by the coding sequence GTGAAGCGCTTTCTGGGGCTGTCCTTTTCAGGCGGCGGCTACCGGGCGGCGGCCTTCTCACTGGGCACTCTGGCACTGCTCAAGGATCTGGAGCTCCTGGACAAGACAGCGGTGCTCTCAGGCGTATCGGGTGGAAGCATCGCCCTGGGTGCCTATCTGTGCGCCAAGGCGGGCGCAGCACGGACGAATCCCACCTGCAAGCATGATGATCAGGAAGCATCATTTTACGACAGCTTTTTCACTCCGTTTCTGAGCCATCTTTCTACGGAGAAGATGGCACAAGAATTCGTCCATCTCTCCTGGTTAGTTCAGAACAGGAAACTGATCAAGGCAGCCGCCAAGTCGAATGATGATCTGTTCACGAGACTGCTGGGCGAGCAGGCGTTGATGGGAAGCGACCGAATCCAGGCCCTGCTCTCCAATGAGCGATTTTCTCCCGATTATGCCTTCTTCAACGCGACCGACATCAGCAGCCTGAATCTGTTTCGCTTTGGGTTGCAGAAGCACCAACTTGACGACGGCAATGATGTGGCCTTTGTGGTGGGCAGGTGGATCCTCACACCAAGGCTCTACCGCAATCCCACCCGAGACTTATACCGTTTCACCAAGTTGCTGCGCATAGCCGATTGTGTGGCCGCCTCCCACGCCTTCCCAGTAGGTCTGGAGCCGATGGTCTTCCCCAGCGACTTTTTCTCGCCTCACCGAGGAGGCGAAAAAGCCAAGGCCGCCTTTGCCAGCTCCGAGGTGTGCGAGAGACAACAGGCTTTGGGATTGCTGGATGGCGGCCTCTACGACAATCTCGGCCTCGCCAGTGTGGAGGATATCCGTACGTTGCTGGACAGCAAAAAACAGCCCACCGAACGAAGAGAATCCTCAGCAGATCGGTATGATGATCTGTTCCTGGTGATCGCCACGGATGTCGACAATATCCAGCCATCACTAAGCTTTTACAACGCGGCACAGAAACGGACCAACTCCACAGTTCGCCGCAGCAATCCATTAAGACTACTGTACTGGATTGCAATTCTTACTGCTCTGATCATCATAGCAATCAAGCAATGGATTCCATGGGCATTCCTCGTCCTTGTGCTCTTGGGCTTGGTTCTGTGGGCTTTTCTGCGCAACAGTGTCTCCACCATGTTGCTATCGTTAGGCTTCACGGATGGATTTGTCAGGCAGCGCGGGAGAAGTGATACCAGGGCGCTAATGGGCGCAACACTGCGTTTGGTTCTTGCAGAGCCAGGGCTGCTGGCAACACTGAAATCCAACCTTTGGCTGCAGCGAGCAAGCCAGCCAGTGCCCATGTTCAGCGGCTACCTCAAGCGCACACGCGCGCTTACCTACGGCTATCTCCAGAGCAAATATGATGATGAGCGAGAGAAGCGAGGCCGCAGCAAGAAGATCCATCAGGCCACTCCTCACTTGGTCAGGAATATGGTCTTCGAGCTTATCCAAGGCGCCGAATCTGACCCGGACTATGCATCCGAGCTGATCACGCTGCCAGTGCAGACATTCAATGCTCTCAACGACAATCTGGAGGAAGCCTATCGCGAGACGGCGGTGATGCGGAAGGTGCGTCACGCCCGAGTGGCAGCCCGCCTGATCAAGCAGCAGCAGGAAGGCGGAGGCAGTGTTCGCGGCGACACCATGGAGTCGGGCGATGATCCGTGTCTGTGGAAAATCTGGAAAGCAGTCAAGGATGAAAACCTACCAAATCCAGGTGATCAGGACTTGGATCAACTGATCGACAGACTCAAGCTCATCAAGGCGGCGCAGCTCTGGGACGTACTCTTTGAAGCCCTGCGGGTGGGATCAGGCCATACAGAAGCTCCCTGCTGCGAGGTCATCAGCCACACCATCCACCAGCTCGTCACGAACGTTGCTTCGATGCTCGAAGCGGCGCTGCATGCCCCAGAGATCACGGAGCAGCAGGTGCTGGAGAACTGCAGAATCAGCCCCGAGCGGGTGCCAAAGGAGTACTCATGGATTCCTCTGATCTGCGAAATGGCCACGAATCTGCCCACCACACTCTGGATCGAGGGCTTCCACTTCTATGCCCCAAGCCGGGTCCTTGATGGGCGGGTCGAGGCCCCGGGCTCCTGGTACAGCCGCAAGCCCGGCCAGGATCAACTTCAGGGCAGGATCCTGCTGAATCTGACACCAGGGGCGCAGTGCACGTGCTGTCAGAGCAAGATCCAGGATGGCAACTCAGCACAGCAGGGCGTGTGCCCGGCAGCAGCAGTCACCACCCTGGCTGGATATATCACAACCGTCTTCAACTTGCTGGAGTACTACTACAGCTATCTGGAACATAGCCAGTCGCTCGTCACTGGCCTGGCGCGAGCCCTGACCCGCCCGACCCCTATGGACTCGAGTAGCGACTCAGGGCCGATCGAACCAGGCTGCCAGCGGGCGCTGCTGGATCTGCCTTTTGCGGTGCGCCAGGCGGTCTGCCGGCAGCTCACAGTGCACGCGGAGTGGCTGCGAGCGTCAGAGCACGAAGCGGGTAACAACACAACAGAGCAGCCAGAGGATCTTCGGTGGATTGATCAGCCTCTCCTCAGTCATCTGGGCCAGCTTGACGACGTACAGGCCCGTCTGGATCTGTTGCGACCCTGGTTGCACAGCCGTGGGCCCTTCCCTGACAGCTGGTGGGGAGAATGTGGCGATGGCGATCGGTCAAGCTGA
- a CDS encoding superoxide dismutase produces the protein MHPRVSGQALLACLTSLLLVLGLAAPAWAEFTLPPLPYPAEALEPAIDATTMTLHHDRHHAGYVAKLNAQIDANPALANLSLEALQGQISRFPEAVRNNGGGHWNHSQFWAVMAPAGQGGEPSAALLAAIEASFGSLEAMQGQFNQAAAGRFGSGWAWLIRRPDGRLAITSTPNQDNPLMDLPGLERGTPLLGLDVWEHAYYLNYQNRRPDYIQAWWTRVNWNEVNRRYGAVVAAAPGSVSQGLRQTS, from the coding sequence ATGCACCCTCGCGTTTCGGGCCAGGCCCTGCTGGCCTGCCTCACCTCCCTGCTGCTGGTGCTGGGCCTCGCGGCCCCCGCCTGGGCTGAGTTCACGCTGCCGCCGCTCCCCTATCCCGCCGAGGCGCTGGAGCCGGCGATCGACGCCACCACCATGACCCTCCACCACGACCGCCACCACGCCGGCTACGTGGCCAAGTTGAATGCGCAGATCGACGCCAATCCGGCTCTGGCGAACCTCAGCCTGGAGGCGCTGCAGGGCCAGATCTCCCGCTTTCCCGAGGCGGTGCGCAACAACGGCGGCGGGCACTGGAACCACAGCCAGTTCTGGGCCGTGATGGCACCGGCGGGGCAGGGCGGCGAGCCGTCGGCTGCGCTGCTGGCGGCCATCGAGGCCAGCTTCGGGTCGCTGGAGGCGATGCAGGGCCAGTTCAACCAGGCGGCGGCCGGCCGCTTCGGTTCAGGCTGGGCCTGGCTGATCCGCCGGCCCGATGGGCGCCTGGCGATCACCAGCACCCCGAACCAGGACAACCCGCTGATGGACCTGCCCGGCCTTGAGCGGGGCACACCGCTGCTGGGGCTCGATGTCTGGGAGCACGCCTACTACCTCAACTACCAGAACCGGCGGCCTGACTACATCCAGGCCTGGTGGACTCGGGTGAACTGGAACGAGGTGAACCGCCGCTATGGCGCTGTGGTGGCGGCGGCTCCAGGATCCGTGAGCCAGGGTCTTCGCCAGACCAGTTGA
- a CDS encoding DUF362 domain-containing protein, producing MPPSDPLQSWSRRRLLRLAGLATGGAALSVACKAGSSSGSVGAPVSSSAPSQAGPAARPAPGVSRVALIRTQDRAAGTHQALDLLQPTGLEGNSVFLKPNFNTADPAPAATDPVLLEALVRDLQKAGAGTITIGDRSGMADSRAAMESKGVFRLADRLGLRALVLDELERNQWLQVPAEGTHWPRGYAFARPALDAGAVVSTCCLKTHRFGGQFTLSLKNSVGLVAKTVPGDAHNYMGDLHSSPHQRRMIAEINQAYAPALVLLDGVEAFVDGGPDRGTLARADVMLAGTDRVAVDVVGIALLRLLGTTSAVSRGSIWELEQIQRAVELNLGVDSAERIEIVTADGPGRAMADQIRPLIQA from the coding sequence ATGCCCCCTTCCGATCCTCTGCAGAGCTGGAGCCGACGCCGACTGCTCAGGCTCGCCGGGCTGGCCACCGGCGGTGCGGCACTCTCGGTGGCCTGCAAGGCCGGCTCCTCCTCCGGGTCCGTCGGGGCGCCGGTCAGCAGCTCCGCCCCATCCCAGGCTGGGCCAGCTGCTCGGCCAGCCCCAGGGGTGAGTCGGGTCGCGCTGATCCGCACGCAGGATCGGGCCGCCGGGACCCACCAGGCCCTCGATCTGCTGCAGCCCACGGGGCTGGAGGGGAACAGCGTGTTCCTCAAACCGAATTTCAACACGGCGGATCCAGCGCCCGCCGCCACGGATCCAGTGCTGCTGGAGGCCCTGGTGCGGGATCTGCAGAAGGCTGGCGCCGGCACGATCACGATCGGGGATCGCTCCGGCATGGCCGACTCCCGCGCCGCCATGGAGAGCAAGGGGGTGTTCCGCCTGGCGGATCGCCTCGGCCTGCGGGCCCTGGTGCTCGATGAACTGGAGCGGAACCAGTGGCTGCAGGTGCCTGCGGAGGGCACCCACTGGCCCCGGGGCTACGCCTTCGCCCGGCCCGCCCTTGACGCCGGCGCCGTGGTGAGCACCTGCTGCCTCAAGACCCATCGCTTCGGTGGGCAGTTCACCCTGTCGCTGAAGAACAGCGTGGGCCTGGTGGCGAAAACCGTTCCGGGCGATGCCCACAACTACATGGGCGATCTGCATTCCTCCCCCCATCAGCGGCGGATGATCGCCGAGATCAACCAGGCCTATGCGCCGGCCCTGGTGCTGCTCGACGGGGTGGAAGCCTTCGTGGACGGGGGCCCCGACCGGGGAACGCTCGCCCGGGCCGACGTGATGCTCGCCGGCACGGACCGGGTGGCGGTGGATGTGGTGGGGATTGCCCTGCTGCGCCTGCTGGGCACCACGTCGGCGGTGTCCCGGGGCTCCATCTGGGAGCTGGAGCAGATCCAACGGGCCGTGGAACTGAATCTGGGGGTCGACTCTGCCGAGAGGATCGAGATTGTGACGGCCGATGGGCCGGGCCGCGCCATGGCCGACCAGATCCGCCCGCTGATCCAGGCCTGA
- a CDS encoding sodium:proton antiporter, which translates to MPTIESVELLLLVAAVVAMAARRLRLPYSVGLVLGGIALAWLPFGPSLVLTRELIFNAFLPPLIFEAAFYIAWPSLRRDLPVVLTLATAGVVLSAGVTTVGMHVLAHWSWPASLLFGVLISATDPVSVIATFKEAGVHGRLRELVEAESLLNDSTAAVAFGIAIAFASGAPITPLGTFQVLAVTVAGGVACGALVAAGVLALAGRTEDPLVEITFTTVAAYGSFLLAEHLGVSGVLATLTAGILLGNIGPLGAISPQGREAVQSFWDYAAFVVNSLIFLLMGMLEAHQNFNRVLLPIGIAIALVIAGRALSTYLCCSVFLGSPLRVKASHQHVLVWGGLRGALALALALGLPTSLPYRDAVVTVAFAVVAFSVIVQGLSITPLMRALGEIGPAAPEPAGAGGLDAGL; encoded by the coding sequence ATGCCCACCATCGAATCGGTTGAGCTGCTGCTGCTGGTGGCCGCGGTGGTGGCCATGGCGGCCCGCCGCCTGCGGCTGCCCTACAGCGTGGGCCTGGTGCTGGGGGGCATCGCCCTGGCCTGGCTGCCCTTCGGGCCCAGCCTGGTGCTGACGCGGGAGCTGATCTTCAACGCCTTCCTGCCGCCGTTGATCTTCGAGGCCGCCTTTTACATCGCCTGGCCGTCGCTGCGCCGCGACCTGCCGGTGGTGCTCACCCTGGCCACCGCCGGGGTGGTGCTCTCGGCCGGCGTCACCACGGTGGGGATGCACGTGCTGGCCCACTGGAGCTGGCCGGCCTCCCTGCTGTTCGGCGTGCTGATCTCGGCCACCGATCCGGTGTCGGTGATCGCCACCTTCAAGGAGGCGGGCGTGCATGGCCGGCTGCGGGAGCTGGTGGAAGCCGAGAGCCTGCTCAACGACAGCACCGCCGCCGTGGCCTTCGGCATTGCCATCGCCTTCGCCAGCGGCGCGCCGATCACCCCGCTGGGCACCTTTCAGGTGCTGGCGGTCACGGTGGCGGGCGGCGTGGCCTGCGGTGCCCTGGTGGCCGCGGGCGTGCTGGCCCTGGCCGGCCGCACCGAAGACCCCCTGGTGGAGATCACCTTCACCACCGTGGCGGCCTACGGCTCCTTCCTGCTGGCGGAGCACCTCGGCGTGTCGGGGGTGCTCGCCACCCTCACCGCCGGCATCCTGCTGGGCAACATCGGGCCCCTGGGCGCCATCTCGCCGCAGGGCCGCGAGGCCGTGCAGTCGTTCTGGGACTATGCCGCCTTCGTGGTGAACTCCCTGATCTTCCTGCTGATGGGGATGCTGGAGGCCCATCAGAACTTCAACCGGGTGCTGCTGCCGATCGGCATCGCCATCGCCCTGGTGATCGCCGGGCGGGCCCTGTCCACCTACCTGTGCTGCAGCGTGTTCCTGGGTTCACCCCTGCGGGTGAAGGCCAGCCACCAGCACGTGCTGGTGTGGGGCGGGCTGCGCGGTGCCCTGGCCCTCGCCCTGGCCCTGGGCCTGCCCACCAGCCTCCCCTACCGCGATGCGGTGGTCACCGTGGCCTTCGCCGTGGTGGCCTTCTCGGTGATCGTGCAGGGGCTCTCGATCACGCCGTTGATGCGCGCCCTGGGGGAGATCGGGCCGGCCGCCCCCGAGCCTGCTGGCGCCGGCGGCCTGGATGCCGGCCTGTAG
- a CDS encoding VOC family protein gives MTPDPVSSPSDPALQAPVEKTVEKTAGKPAVCGSIVLAADEPAALACFYGALLQVEPQQGLSARHWRLPWPAGGLLEFYAPSRSRPQPRQPGRLALCLQRSAAGADPVAVLEAWMVQALELGAVPLLPPVRESFGAEAWLLDPEGNRLLLLVR, from the coding sequence GTGACGCCTGACCCCGTTTCCTCCCCGTCTGACCCCGCGCTGCAGGCGCCCGTGGAGAAGACCGTGGAGAAGACCGCGGGGAAGCCAGCGGTGTGTGGCTCGATCGTGCTGGCGGCCGATGAGCCGGCGGCCCTGGCCTGCTTCTACGGGGCCCTGCTGCAGGTGGAGCCGCAGCAGGGGCTGAGTGCCCGTCACTGGCGGCTGCCCTGGCCCGCCGGCGGACTGCTCGAGTTCTATGCCCCCTCCCGCAGCCGGCCCCAGCCCCGCCAGCCGGGCCGGCTGGCCCTCTGCCTGCAGCGCTCCGCGGCCGGAGCCGACCCCGTGGCGGTGCTGGAGGCGTGGATGGTGCAGGCCCTGGAGCTGGGGGCCGTGCCGCTGCTGCCGCCCGTGCGCGAATCGTTCGGAGCCGAGGCCTGGCTGCTCGACCCGGAGGGCAACCGGCTGCTGCTGCTGGTTCGCTGA
- a CDS encoding thermonuclease family protein: protein MPRALLPHLVLLLGLSLPDGAAGQPRQATVLSIGDGDTIRVRRSGTTLTVRLACIDAPELAQRPHGAQARNALQNRLPIGAPVRLLVKSTDRYGRLVAEVIGEVNLGLALVEDGQAFVYRRYLHQCDARAYEEAESRASRRRRGAWQVPGGITRPWEFRRSQRSNRSAARVTERAAAP, encoded by the coding sequence ATGCCCAGAGCTCTGTTGCCCCATCTGGTGCTGCTGCTGGGGCTCTCGCTGCCGGACGGCGCAGCCGGCCAGCCCCGGCAGGCCACGGTGCTGTCCATCGGTGACGGCGACACGATTCGGGTGCGCCGCAGCGGCACCACCCTCACGGTGCGGCTGGCCTGCATCGACGCCCCCGAACTGGCCCAGCGGCCCCACGGTGCGCAGGCCCGCAACGCGCTGCAGAACCGCTTGCCGATCGGGGCTCCCGTGCGGCTGCTGGTGAAGAGCACCGACCGCTACGGGCGCCTGGTGGCGGAGGTGATCGGCGAGGTGAATCTCGGGCTGGCGCTGGTGGAGGACGGCCAGGCCTTCGTCTACCGGCGCTACCTGCACCAGTGCGATGCCAGGGCGTACGAGGAGGCCGAATCCAGGGCCAGCCGGCGCCGCCGCGGCGCCTGGCAGGTGCCCGGGGGGATCACCCGGCCCTGGGAGTTCCGTCGTTCCCAGCGCTCCAACCGGAGTGCGGCCAGGGTCACCGAACGCGCTGCGGCACCCTGA